Proteins encoded by one window of Corynebacterium amycolatum:
- a CDS encoding carboxylesterase family protein, whose amino-acid sequence MTETTISAPCGQLTGRIHDGTIQVFNIDYADAAPFAASAPVADGPQSGTRRCEPERELVLTVTAPTGPADASYPVLLWIHGGSYEFGHPSEPWTDATAFAQAGIITVSLGYRKGLEGFWRDSQTETYRAIDDLYLGLQWARRNAPAFGGDIDNITISGQSAGAALALTLAADERTRGQIQRTIAMSPAFSLLSGSRLRRTLAGIGVGRAPSTEVFSRADERRVARAQKLVSASSPSDPAIGPRFDSFAPTLPTMVTATSEEFFSEPPVVAMDKLPMREWMARRYAKGHRGHGEFPTGAYAERPMGNVISDSAIRSYAVKVAERSVAAELDVWAAQFEPGEGLGYAPAGRTSGAPHCIDIARFFGMKEPNHPFHQVAVEFIREGTSHMPRYNDDRKITTFAGADAQAVEGIAIDAWAAPRQLFGA is encoded by the coding sequence ATGACAGAGACGACTATTTCCGCTCCCTGCGGGCAACTGACTGGCCGGATTCACGATGGCACAATACAAGTTTTCAATATCGATTACGCAGATGCTGCTCCGTTTGCCGCGTCGGCACCAGTGGCCGACGGCCCACAGTCAGGCACTCGGCGCTGTGAGCCCGAGCGCGAGTTAGTTCTCACCGTCACCGCACCGACTGGGCCCGCGGACGCTTCCTACCCCGTATTGCTGTGGATTCACGGTGGTAGCTACGAGTTTGGGCACCCCTCCGAGCCCTGGACGGACGCGACGGCTTTTGCACAGGCCGGCATCATCACCGTTTCGCTCGGATACCGCAAGGGACTGGAGGGATTCTGGCGCGACAGTCAAACAGAGACCTACCGGGCCATTGATGATCTGTATCTGGGGCTGCAGTGGGCCCGTCGGAACGCGCCTGCCTTCGGCGGCGATATCGACAACATCACTATCTCGGGGCAATCGGCGGGTGCGGCGCTGGCGCTCACCCTCGCGGCCGACGAACGCACGCGCGGTCAGATTCAGCGCACCATCGCCATGTCGCCGGCCTTCTCGCTGCTGTCCGGTTCGCGCCTCCGCCGCACGTTGGCGGGCATCGGTGTGGGACGTGCGCCGTCCACCGAGGTCTTTTCGCGAGCCGACGAACGCAGGGTCGCTCGGGCCCAGAAATTGGTTTCGGCATCCTCGCCTTCGGATCCGGCAATTGGGCCTCGCTTTGACAGCTTTGCTCCCACACTGCCCACGATGGTGACCGCCACCAGCGAAGAGTTCTTCTCAGAACCTCCGGTTGTGGCGATGGACAAGTTGCCCATGCGGGAGTGGATGGCTCGGCGCTATGCCAAGGGGCATCGCGGCCACGGCGAATTTCCGACCGGCGCCTATGCCGAGCGTCCGATGGGAAATGTCATTTCTGACTCCGCGATTCGTTCTTACGCTGTTAAAGTCGCCGAACGGTCCGTGGCCGCTGAGCTGGATGTGTGGGCGGCACAGTTCGAACCGGGAGAAGGGTTGGGCTACGCACCTGCTGGCCGCACCAGTGGTGCTCCGCACTGCATCGATATTGCACGCTTCTTCGGTATGAAAGAGCCTAACCATCCATTCCACCAAGTGGCGGTCGAATTCATCCGCGAGGGCACTTCGCACATGCCCCGCTACAACGACGACCGCAAGATAACCACCTTTGCTGGCGCTGACGCACAGGCAGTTGAGGGCATCGCCATCGATGCGTGGGCGGCTCCGCGCCAGCTCTTTGGCGCATAA
- a CDS encoding PH domain-containing protein, translating into MEPLNLLIPENSALQPVDPALANVKRIAHAAPLLVITIAAVVAAVMWSPWMWLGVLACVLYFAYIYWLIGRRVRAHRYLEGDNDFIVASGRWWRSITVIPYGRIQFIDIDEGPLLRLFGLATLKLNTASASSDAAVHGLPREEALALRTRLSQRAHDRMAGL; encoded by the coding sequence ATGGAGCCGCTTAATCTATTAATCCCCGAGAATTCTGCGCTGCAGCCGGTCGACCCCGCGCTGGCTAATGTGAAGCGAATCGCGCACGCCGCTCCCCTGCTAGTTATCACGATCGCAGCTGTCGTCGCCGCTGTGATGTGGTCTCCGTGGATGTGGTTAGGTGTCCTCGCCTGCGTGCTCTACTTCGCATATATCTACTGGCTCATCGGCCGCCGAGTTCGTGCCCACCGGTACCTCGAAGGGGACAACGACTTCATCGTTGCTTCCGGACGCTGGTGGCGCTCGATCACTGTCATTCCCTACGGACGGATTCAGTTCATCGACATCGATGAAGGACCCCTCCTTCGACTATTCGGGCTGGCAACACTGAAGCTCAACACAGCATCGGCGAGCTCGGATGCTGCCGTCCACGGTTTGCCACGCGAAGAAGCTCTCGCCCTGCGCACCCGTCTATCTCAGCGTGCTCATGACCGGATGGCGGGTCTCTAA
- a CDS encoding M3 family metallopeptidase has product MTNDARNPLLTPSELFCELPDFAAIDDSHVREAFSEAMRSHTREIDAIATSSEAPTFVNTIEAMEKAGQDLDRVAAYFFNVAGTDATDVRMEIEAEIAPQLTAHLDQIRMRSDLWQRINAIDSVDDAANPEEAKLLLKKVREDFQRAGADLSDEDKTELSRINSRLSELSTAFGENLLKDTVARAVEIYDREELAGLSDDAIASFAAYAKKADTDAPWLIPLDLPSTPAQLADLDNPATRAKLYEASLGRSGAASGKFDNSDIVLEMARLRARRAKLLGYDTHADYVIAKETATTAEAARKLIADLAPAAIANAEGEYKRVADLAGDETVTGADWPYWERRRKAEEFAVDTDELKNYFELHRVIEDGVFYAARKLYGIEVVKREELQGYAPGTTVWEVRQGGGETIGLIITDYFSRPTKRGGAWMSSFRDQSRLLGRLPVVVNVMNIAETEPGTPVLLTLDEVTTAFHEFGHALHGLLSDVTYPTFSGTNVPRDFVEFPSQINENWALEPSILANYAVHVRTGEPIPAELVESVKKARTAGEGFATVEYLAACAIDLAWHSLTEEEAAHVTDVDAFEAEALAELGLDVPHLAPRYRSRYFNHIFAGGYSAGYYSYLWAEVLDADGFGWFTDNGGATIGGGSHFREEILSRGGAIDFMAAYRAFRGRDKDIQPLLERRGLSGTDA; this is encoded by the coding sequence ATGACTAATGATGCACGAAATCCACTGTTGACACCGTCGGAATTGTTCTGCGAATTGCCAGATTTTGCGGCAATCGATGACAGCCACGTCCGCGAGGCGTTTAGCGAAGCAATGCGTAGCCATACACGCGAGATTGACGCCATCGCCACGTCGTCGGAGGCACCGACCTTTGTTAACACCATCGAGGCAATGGAGAAGGCGGGCCAAGATCTGGACCGCGTCGCTGCTTATTTCTTCAACGTTGCCGGCACGGACGCCACCGATGTCCGCATGGAAATTGAAGCCGAGATTGCCCCGCAGCTCACAGCACACCTGGATCAGATTCGCATGCGCAGTGACCTGTGGCAGCGCATCAATGCCATTGACAGCGTTGACGATGCCGCCAACCCGGAAGAAGCGAAGCTGCTGCTGAAGAAGGTCCGCGAGGACTTCCAGCGCGCCGGTGCGGACCTCAGCGACGAGGACAAAACCGAGCTTAGCCGCATCAATTCCCGCCTCTCTGAGCTTTCCACCGCCTTCGGCGAAAACCTGCTGAAGGACACCGTTGCGCGCGCCGTGGAAATCTACGACCGCGAAGAACTCGCCGGGCTTTCCGACGATGCCATTGCGTCCTTCGCCGCCTACGCGAAAAAGGCAGACACCGATGCGCCGTGGCTGATTCCACTGGACCTACCATCAACTCCTGCACAGCTGGCTGACCTCGATAATCCGGCTACTCGCGCCAAGCTCTACGAAGCCTCGCTGGGGCGCTCGGGTGCTGCCTCCGGCAAGTTCGACAACTCCGACATTGTGCTGGAAATGGCGCGCTTGCGTGCCCGCCGTGCCAAGCTGCTCGGCTACGACACGCATGCGGATTACGTCATTGCCAAGGAGACGGCAACCACCGCAGAGGCTGCTCGGAAGCTCATTGCAGACCTGGCGCCAGCTGCCATTGCCAATGCTGAAGGTGAGTACAAGCGGGTCGCTGATCTGGCTGGCGATGAGACGGTAACTGGCGCTGACTGGCCGTACTGGGAGCGCCGTCGTAAAGCGGAAGAATTCGCAGTCGACACGGATGAACTCAAGAACTACTTCGAGCTGCACCGTGTCATCGAAGACGGCGTGTTCTACGCTGCCCGCAAGCTCTACGGCATCGAGGTAGTCAAGCGCGAGGAACTGCAGGGATACGCGCCGGGCACGACCGTGTGGGAGGTACGCCAGGGCGGAGGCGAGACCATCGGCCTGATTATCACAGACTACTTCTCGCGTCCGACCAAGCGCGGTGGTGCGTGGATGAGCTCGTTTAGGGATCAGTCCCGTCTGTTGGGGCGCCTGCCAGTCGTGGTCAACGTGATGAACATCGCCGAAACCGAGCCGGGAACCCCGGTGCTGCTGACACTCGACGAGGTCACCACTGCTTTCCACGAGTTCGGGCATGCCCTCCACGGTCTGCTTTCCGACGTCACGTACCCGACCTTCTCGGGCACTAACGTCCCGCGCGACTTCGTGGAATTCCCCTCTCAGATCAACGAGAACTGGGCGCTTGAGCCGTCCATTCTGGCCAATTACGCCGTCCACGTTCGTACCGGTGAGCCGATTCCGGCCGAGCTAGTCGAGTCGGTGAAGAAGGCCCGCACCGCTGGTGAGGGATTCGCCACGGTTGAATACCTCGCGGCGTGCGCCATCGATCTCGCCTGGCACAGCCTCACTGAGGAGGAGGCAGCTCATGTCACTGATGTTGACGCTTTCGAAGCGGAAGCACTCGCCGAACTCGGCCTCGACGTTCCCCACCTGGCTCCGCGTTACCGCTCCCGCTACTTCAACCACATCTTCGCCGGCGGTTACTCGGCAGGCTATTACTCCTACCTGTGGGCGGAGGTTCTCGACGCGGACGGTTTCGGTTGGTTCACCGACAACGGCGGCGCCACAATCGGCGGCGGCAGCCACTTCCGCGAGGAGATTCTCTCCCGTGGTGGTGCCATCGATTTTATGGCCGCCTACCGTGCCTTCCGAGGTCGCGACAAGGACATCCAGCCGCTCCTCGAACGCCGCGGGCTGTCGGGCACTGATGCCTAG
- the treS gene encoding maltose alpha-D-glucosyltransferase, translated as MTIAKKDYEWYRSAVFYEVLVRAFFDSDNNGSGDLKGLTEKLDYLQWLGVDCLWLPPFYDSPLRDGGYDIRDFRAVLDEFGTVEDFKVLLDEAHARGIRVITDLVMNHTSDSHEWFQQSRTDPDGPYGDFYVWTDDPDTYSGARIIFVDTEDSNWTYDPVRGQYYWHRFFSHQPDLNYDNPAVQEAMLDVLRFWSDLGIDGFRLDAVPYLFEREGTNCENLPETHAFLKRCRKVMDEEYPGRVLLAEANQWPSDVVEYFGDPEVGGDECHMAFHFPLMPRIFMAVRKQSRFPISEILESTPEIPSSAQWGIFLRNHDELTLEMVTDAERDYMYAEYAHDPRMKANIGIRRRLAPLLQNDRTQLELFNALLLSLPGSPVLYYGDEIGMGDNIWLGDRDGVRTPMQWSPDRNAGFSKADPGRLYLPTIQDATYGYQAVNVENQASYSNSLLNWVRRLIQVRKRYEAFGLGDFRELNSDTASVLTYLRTFGDEVLLCVNNLSSYPAAVSLDLSEFAGATPVELTGSVPFPTIGSDSYQITLPGHGFYWFEIQLPPETNAESSVSMSALTIPVAQAISDAPVTSSREHSGTATDANADAVTNADNRE; from the coding sequence ATGACTATCGCCAAGAAAGATTACGAGTGGTACCGCAGCGCGGTGTTCTATGAGGTGCTCGTCCGAGCCTTCTTTGACTCCGACAACAACGGCTCCGGCGACCTCAAAGGGCTGACGGAAAAGCTCGATTATCTGCAGTGGCTGGGCGTTGACTGCCTCTGGTTGCCGCCTTTCTACGACTCCCCGCTGCGCGACGGCGGTTACGATATCCGCGACTTCCGCGCCGTTCTCGACGAGTTTGGCACGGTCGAGGATTTCAAGGTGCTTCTCGACGAGGCCCATGCGCGCGGTATCCGCGTTATTACTGACCTGGTGATGAACCACACTTCCGATAGCCATGAGTGGTTCCAGCAGTCACGCACCGACCCAGACGGCCCCTACGGCGACTTTTATGTCTGGACCGATGACCCGGACACCTACTCGGGCGCACGCATTATTTTCGTGGATACCGAGGATTCCAACTGGACCTACGACCCGGTGCGTGGCCAGTACTACTGGCACCGGTTCTTCTCCCACCAGCCAGATCTGAATTACGACAATCCGGCGGTGCAGGAAGCAATGCTCGATGTGCTGCGCTTCTGGTCGGATCTCGGCATTGACGGCTTCCGCCTCGACGCTGTTCCTTATCTCTTCGAGCGCGAAGGTACTAACTGCGAGAATCTGCCCGAGACCCACGCTTTTCTGAAGCGCTGCCGCAAGGTCATGGATGAGGAATACCCGGGTCGCGTCCTGCTGGCGGAGGCCAACCAGTGGCCCTCCGATGTGGTGGAATACTTCGGCGACCCGGAGGTCGGTGGCGACGAATGCCACATGGCTTTCCACTTCCCGCTCATGCCACGCATTTTCATGGCGGTGCGCAAGCAGTCCCGCTTTCCCATCTCGGAGATCCTGGAGTCCACGCCAGAGATTCCCTCTTCGGCTCAGTGGGGTATTTTCCTGCGCAACCACGATGAGCTGACGTTGGAAATGGTCACCGATGCCGAGCGCGACTACATGTACGCCGAGTATGCGCACGATCCACGGATGAAGGCCAACATCGGCATTCGCCGTCGGCTAGCGCCATTGCTGCAAAATGACCGCACCCAACTCGAGCTTTTCAACGCCCTGTTGTTGTCCCTACCGGGTTCGCCGGTGCTCTACTACGGGGACGAAATTGGTATGGGCGACAACATATGGCTCGGCGACCGCGATGGCGTGCGCACCCCCATGCAGTGGTCGCCCGACCGCAATGCCGGGTTCTCCAAGGCTGACCCGGGTCGGCTCTACCTGCCCACTATTCAGGATGCGACCTACGGCTACCAGGCGGTCAATGTCGAAAACCAGGCGAGCTACTCCAACTCCCTGTTGAATTGGGTGCGTCGACTAATTCAGGTCCGCAAACGCTATGAGGCTTTTGGACTCGGTGATTTCCGCGAGTTAAACAGCGACACGGCCTCTGTTCTGACTTATTTGCGCACATTCGGCGACGAAGTACTGCTGTGCGTCAACAACCTGTCCTCCTATCCCGCGGCCGTCTCACTAGATCTGTCCGAGTTCGCCGGTGCCACACCGGTAGAGCTCACGGGTTCGGTACCCTTCCCCACAATTGGCTCCGATTCCTACCAAATCACGCTTCCTGGCCACGGTTTCTACTGGTTCGAAATCCAGCTTCCGCCGGAGACAAACGCCGAATCGAGCGTCTCAATGTCCGCGCTGACAATCCCGGTTGCACAGGCGATATCGGACGCGCCGGTGACGTCATCACGCGAGCACTCTGGCACCGCCACCGATGCCAATGCCGATGCCGTCACAAACGCCGATAATAGAGAGTGA
- a CDS encoding ABC transporter ATP-binding protein codes for MRLLSRILSTTRVLWPFYIGVIICSLATAAASLISPFLIRDATDAIVGAVSSDEGLSQAAMSNTTRTVIWLVIGLLIADLTQTIVHNIGGYLGDVMTARMREILSTRYYAKLLSLPQRYFDSQVTGTIIARLERSITNITQFLQAFSNNFFPMLLTVGAVLAITAWYYWPLAVLLIIVFPVYTLLTALTSRRWQKVEAKKNEQIDIAGGRFAEVIGQVKVVRSFTAELREIAFFGSRFRRTISLTHEQSTWWHRMDALRGGILNVIFAGIYLLLFLRTLSGEFSIGTMVMLIQLINMARQPVTMMSFLVDAAQRAVAGSRDYFKVMELTPEARTQPELLSAATANNGNVDPTAEGSTSANVASDSVYRSSLERAAEQEAIDAPVVDFDAVDFAYEEDKPVLSNVSFQAYSGQKIALVGESGGGKSTIVNLLLGFYAPTAGHLRVLGSDVSEVSGSTLRADSAVVFQDSSLFSGTIRENIAYGKPNATDEEVIAAAKKANADDFIRSFADGYDTTIGERGLKLSGGQKQRIAIARAILKDAPLLILDEATSALDTKAEREVQRGLDKLMEGRTTVIIAHRLSTISDVDTIVTLRDGHVDEVGAPAELAQTDGIYAELLRLTASASAADRLRLKSYGIKG; via the coding sequence GTGCGTCTGCTCAGCAGAATTCTATCCACTACGCGAGTGCTCTGGCCTTTCTATATCGGGGTCATCATCTGTTCGCTGGCCACCGCCGCCGCGTCGTTGATTAGCCCTTTCCTCATCCGCGATGCCACCGATGCCATCGTCGGCGCGGTGTCCAGCGATGAAGGCTTGAGCCAAGCGGCGATGTCCAACACCACTCGCACCGTGATTTGGCTGGTCATCGGACTGCTGATTGCCGATCTGACGCAAACCATCGTGCATAACATCGGTGGTTACCTGGGTGATGTGATGACCGCGCGCATGCGCGAGATTCTGTCGACCCGTTACTATGCAAAACTGCTGTCTCTGCCGCAGCGCTATTTCGACAGCCAGGTCACGGGCACAATTATCGCCCGCTTGGAACGCTCGATTACCAATATCACGCAATTTCTCCAGGCGTTTTCCAACAACTTCTTCCCGATGTTGTTGACCGTCGGTGCAGTGCTGGCCATCACTGCTTGGTACTACTGGCCGCTGGCGGTGCTGCTGATTATCGTTTTCCCGGTCTACACCCTGCTCACCGCATTGACGTCGAGACGCTGGCAAAAGGTTGAAGCCAAGAAAAACGAACAAATCGATATCGCCGGTGGCCGTTTTGCCGAGGTCATCGGCCAGGTCAAGGTTGTTCGATCCTTCACCGCGGAGCTGCGCGAGATTGCTTTCTTTGGTTCCCGTTTCCGCCGCACCATCTCCCTGACCCACGAGCAGTCAACGTGGTGGCACCGCATGGATGCCCTGCGCGGCGGCATTTTGAACGTCATCTTCGCAGGTATCTACCTGCTGCTTTTCCTTCGCACCTTGTCGGGTGAGTTCTCCATCGGCACCATGGTCATGCTCATTCAGCTGATTAATATGGCGCGCCAACCGGTGACCATGATGAGTTTCTTGGTCGACGCTGCCCAGCGCGCAGTCGCCGGTTCCCGAGACTACTTCAAGGTTATGGAACTCACCCCAGAGGCCCGCACGCAGCCGGAGCTGCTCAGTGCAGCGACCGCGAATAACGGCAACGTCGATCCCACCGCTGAAGGTTCCACCTCAGCCAACGTCGCCAGCGACAGTGTCTACCGCTCCTCCCTGGAACGCGCAGCCGAGCAGGAGGCTATAGACGCTCCCGTCGTCGACTTCGATGCAGTGGACTTCGCCTACGAAGAGGACAAGCCGGTGCTCTCCAACGTCAGCTTCCAGGCGTACTCAGGTCAAAAAATCGCCTTGGTCGGCGAATCGGGTGGCGGCAAGTCCACCATCGTCAACCTGCTGCTCGGCTTTTATGCCCCGACCGCAGGCCACTTGCGCGTTCTGGGGTCGGATGTCTCCGAGGTTTCCGGTTCCACTCTGCGCGCCGACTCTGCCGTCGTGTTCCAGGACTCCTCGCTGTTCTCCGGCACGATTCGGGAGAACATCGCCTACGGCAAACCCAACGCTACCGATGAGGAAGTCATCGCTGCGGCCAAAAAGGCCAATGCCGACGACTTCATTCGCAGCTTCGCCGACGGCTACGACACCACTATTGGTGAGCGAGGGTTGAAGCTCTCGGGTGGCCAGAAGCAGCGCATCGCTATTGCGCGCGCAATTTTGAAGGATGCTCCCCTGCTCATCCTGGACGAGGCCACTTCAGCGCTGGACACCAAGGCAGAACGCGAAGTTCAGCGTGGCTTGGACAAGCTGATGGAGGGGCGCACCACGGTTATCATCGCCCACCGCCTGTCCACGATTTCCGATGTGGACACCATCGTTACGCTGCGTGACGGTCACGTCGACGAGGTGGGCGCACCCGCCGAATTGGCACAGACTGACGGCATCTACGCCGAGCTGCTGCGCCTGACGGCCTCGGCTTCTGCGGCGGATCGTCTGCGCCTGAAGAGCTACGGAATCAAGGGGTAA
- a CDS encoding maltokinase N-terminal cap-like domain-containing protein, whose translation MTIPTADFIAEELADTLVRMRFFADKVSDIDHVEILALDPVLRDNPNSPDVDIALVRVHTAHSAPTYQLPIAWAQDVPEGHEQSLLVRAEGIVGYDALIDSDAITALGQKLSDEGKLGRMELRRVPGSEQPRPESGRPMGVEQSNTSVIFDDRVMCKFFRRLYPGTNADVELLAALAQADCKFVPELYSWVETTIGEDTYTTAMLQEFAPNSVDGWELALGAVRDAIRDSQTPLEDLGTDFTSEARALGEAVASVHSSLAAAVAVKERLTGAELVAPLRARLDFVAGVVPQIAEVKDKAQAIFNRAEAAVPEGGAVVQRIHGDLHLGQVLRTPSSWRLIDFEGEPSRPWEERRLPDHRLRDIAGMIRSFDYAAHYPLLTGREDTEAATERVEQWARRNIDAFLEGYGDSSDPVLLEAFVLDKAIYECLYEAQNRPNWLPLPLGAVRSLLG comes from the coding sequence ATGACTATTCCCACCGCCGATTTCATTGCCGAAGAGCTGGCAGACACACTGGTCAGGATGCGCTTTTTCGCTGACAAGGTCTCAGACATCGACCACGTCGAGATCCTCGCGCTTGACCCCGTACTGCGCGACAATCCCAACAGTCCCGATGTCGATATCGCATTGGTGAGAGTGCACACCGCCCATTCCGCACCGACCTATCAGCTGCCCATCGCTTGGGCGCAGGACGTCCCCGAGGGCCACGAGCAGTCCCTACTGGTTCGCGCCGAGGGCATCGTCGGCTACGACGCTCTGATCGATTCGGATGCCATCACGGCACTCGGCCAGAAGCTTTCCGACGAAGGCAAGCTCGGCCGCATGGAACTGCGGCGTGTGCCGGGCTCTGAGCAGCCCCGACCGGAATCCGGCCGCCCTATGGGAGTCGAACAGTCGAATACCTCGGTCATTTTCGACGACCGCGTGATGTGCAAGTTCTTCCGTCGCCTCTACCCCGGCACTAATGCCGATGTGGAGCTGCTGGCCGCACTGGCCCAGGCGGATTGCAAGTTCGTCCCTGAGCTCTACTCCTGGGTAGAGACCACTATTGGCGAGGACACCTACACCACCGCCATGCTGCAGGAATTCGCACCGAACTCGGTCGATGGCTGGGAGCTGGCTCTTGGCGCAGTCCGCGACGCCATCCGCGACAGTCAGACCCCGCTGGAAGATTTGGGCACCGACTTTACCTCCGAAGCCCGTGCGCTCGGCGAAGCAGTGGCCTCGGTGCACAGCAGCCTCGCCGCCGCTGTCGCGGTAAAGGAACGCCTGACCGGTGCGGAGTTGGTGGCTCCCCTGCGTGCTCGCCTGGACTTCGTCGCTGGTGTGGTGCCACAAATTGCGGAGGTCAAGGATAAAGCGCAGGCTATCTTCAATCGCGCAGAGGCTGCGGTACCGGAAGGTGGTGCCGTCGTCCAGCGAATCCACGGTGATCTGCACTTGGGGCAGGTATTGCGCACTCCAAGCTCATGGCGCTTGATTGACTTCGAAGGCGAGCCGTCGCGCCCGTGGGAGGAGCGCCGTCTGCCGGACCACCGCCTGCGCGATATCGCCGGCATGATTCGATCCTTCGATTATGCCGCTCACTATCCGCTGCTGACAGGACGTGAGGACACCGAGGCAGCGACCGAGCGTGTTGAGCAGTGGGCTCGCCGCAATATCGATGCCTTCCTGGAAGGCTATGGCGACAGCAGCGACCCGGTGCTGTTGGAAGCGTTTGTGCTGGATAAGGCCATCTATGAGTGCCTGTACGAAGCCCAGAACCGCCCCAACTGGCTGCCACTGCCGCTTGGTGCTGTGCGCTCGCTGTTAGGATAG
- a CDS encoding PH domain-containing protein: protein MKHRVHPLSPLLKSFATIAAVIAFAVANQWQLAVAVVTQLYDWAWLGLLIGTGAVAIIIGLIALFSWLSWRYTFYELTDDEVRYGSGWLLRSRRAARLDRVQAVDINQPLLARIFGLAEIVIETAGGSDSHFAIKYLTPPQCERFRADVLGEVEKLDTELAHSLYDGDSPAAAQASNAHMSSRMSDTKTIFGPVDVGRLVASVAIGPGLFVGIALVLLAVVSALFTDFIVEILSGVTITTLIVIGSFALGLFGVLNQSWDFTLKVSSESRRLAITAGLLSTRAQTIPIDRIHGFKVAQPLWWRPWKWSRADVSVAGYGLDSTQSNNALVPVAPAAETDTIVDDLMTEIAGPASGDDLLCSWQTPRTAWWLSPIDWKFQKVQATRRGLLVTKGRFWHTRFIVPWQRIQGHTLTISPLKKAAGVANVRIDMVPGTVTPVATELALADAYQLAALIQEHKAV from the coding sequence ATGAAGCATAGAGTTCATCCACTATCCCCGCTGCTCAAAAGCTTCGCCACAATCGCTGCGGTGATTGCATTCGCAGTTGCGAATCAGTGGCAATTGGCCGTTGCTGTCGTGACTCAGCTCTACGACTGGGCATGGCTCGGCCTGCTTATCGGTACCGGTGCGGTCGCCATAATTATCGGCCTGATTGCTCTGTTCTCGTGGTTGTCCTGGAGGTATACGTTCTACGAACTTACCGACGATGAGGTTCGCTACGGCTCCGGATGGCTACTGCGTTCTCGACGCGCGGCAAGGCTCGACCGCGTGCAGGCGGTCGATATCAACCAACCATTGTTGGCGCGCATTTTCGGGCTCGCGGAAATTGTCATTGAAACAGCTGGCGGCTCCGATTCACACTTCGCAATCAAATACCTCACTCCCCCGCAGTGCGAACGGTTCCGCGCCGACGTGTTGGGTGAGGTAGAAAAGCTGGACACCGAACTGGCGCATTCGCTTTACGACGGCGACAGCCCCGCCGCTGCTCAAGCCTCCAACGCCCACATGTCCTCCCGCATGTCCGACACGAAGACCATCTTTGGCCCTGTCGATGTCGGACGGTTGGTCGCATCCGTGGCCATTGGCCCCGGTCTTTTCGTAGGCATAGCCCTTGTCCTCCTCGCCGTTGTCTCTGCGCTGTTCACCGACTTCATCGTGGAAATCCTCAGCGGAGTAACCATCACTACTCTGATTGTGATTGGCAGTTTCGCGCTCGGCCTTTTCGGAGTACTAAATCAGTCGTGGGATTTCACGCTGAAGGTGTCGTCGGAAAGCAGACGTCTGGCAATTACCGCCGGACTGTTGTCGACACGCGCTCAAACCATTCCCATTGATCGCATTCATGGCTTTAAAGTGGCGCAACCGCTCTGGTGGCGCCCGTGGAAATGGTCCCGTGCGGATGTCTCGGTGGCGGGCTATGGCCTGGACAGCACACAGTCGAACAACGCACTGGTGCCCGTGGCGCCGGCGGCGGAGACCGATACGATTGTCGATGATTTGATGACTGAGATTGCGGGACCGGCCTCTGGCGATGACCTGTTGTGCTCCTGGCAGACTCCACGCACGGCATGGTGGCTCAGCCCAATTGACTGGAAATTTCAAAAGGTGCAGGCCACGCGGCGGGGGCTGTTGGTGACCAAGGGTCGGTTCTGGCACACGCGGTTCATAGTCCCCTGGCAGCGTATTCAGGGGCATACGCTAACCATTTCTCCGCTGAAGAAAGCAGCGGGCGTGGCGAACGTGCGAATCGACATGGTGCCAGGAACTGTCACACCGGTGGCAACGGAGTTGGCGCTGGCTGATGCGTATCAACTCGCCGCGCTGATTCAGGAACACAAGGCTGTTTAA